One segment of Ureibacillus thermophilus DNA contains the following:
- the argF gene encoding ornithine carbamoyltransferase produces the protein MKLLEEVQLKPVSSLKGKDLLTLLDYTSEEVQELLTLATKMKKVTKNGKCPKLLDGKVLGMIFEKNSTRTRISFEVGMHQLGGKAIFLHARDMQLGRGEPISDTGLVLSGYLDGVMIRANSHKMVEELAEYATIPVINGLTDLYHPCQALADLETIVENKGTLRGLKTAYVGDGNNVAHSLVVASAHVGMNIVVATPKGYEPNAEIMKKAQAIAEKNGSTITITNDPVEAVKDADVVYTDVWTSMGQEEEAAQRLKDFQGYQINDELVAHAKPDFMFMHCLPAHREEEVATSVIDGPNSYVFEQAENRLHAQKAVLLSLLA, from the coding sequence ATGAAATTATTGGAGGAAGTGCAGCTAAAGCCCGTTTCCAGTTTAAAGGGCAAAGATTTATTAACGCTGCTTGATTATACAAGTGAAGAAGTGCAAGAGTTGCTTACCCTTGCAACAAAAATGAAAAAAGTAACAAAAAACGGTAAATGTCCAAAGCTTCTAGATGGAAAAGTGCTTGGAATGATTTTCGAGAAAAACTCCACACGTACACGCATTTCCTTTGAAGTAGGAATGCATCAATTAGGTGGAAAAGCGATTTTCCTTCATGCAAGAGATATGCAGCTTGGACGTGGAGAACCAATTTCAGATACAGGTCTTGTTTTATCTGGATATTTAGATGGGGTTATGATCCGCGCCAATTCACATAAAATGGTAGAGGAATTAGCAGAGTATGCAACTATTCCAGTCATTAATGGTTTAACAGATTTATACCATCCTTGCCAAGCTTTAGCTGATCTTGAAACAATCGTTGAAAATAAAGGCACATTAAGAGGTTTGAAAACTGCTTATGTTGGCGATGGTAATAACGTTGCCCATTCATTGGTGGTAGCTAGTGCCCATGTTGGAATGAATATTGTTGTTGCCACTCCGAAAGGCTATGAGCCAAATGCAGAAATCATGAAAAAAGCTCAAGCGATTGCAGAGAAAAATGGAAGCACTATCACCATCACAAATGATCCTGTGGAAGCAGTGAAAGATGCGGATGTGGTGTATACAGACGTATGGACTAGCATGGGTCAAGAAGAGGAAGCTGCTCAACGCTTAAAAGACTTCCAAGGCTATCAAATTAACGATGAATTGGTGGCTCATGCAAAACCTGATTTCATGTTTATGCACTGCTTGCCAGCCCATCGTGAAGAAGAAGTGGCAACATCTGTTATCGATGGACCTAATTCTTACGTTTTTGAACAGGCAGAAAACAGACTGCATGCGCAAAAAGCGGTGCTTCTATCATTACTTGCTTAA
- a CDS encoding M42 family metallopeptidase, whose translation MGETLKMLKELTDANGIAGNEKAPREVMKRYIEPFADKIEYDNLGSLIAEKRGDENGPKIMIAGHLDEVGFMVTQIDDKGFIKFQTVGGWWAHVMLSQRVTITTRSGEEIIGVIGSKPPHILPQEQRKKIVDIKDMFIDVGATSKEEAESWGIRPGDMITPYFEFNVMKNEKMLLAKAWDNRIGCAIAIEVLKRLKNEKHPNIVYGVGCVQEEVGLRGAKTSTYKIQPDIGFAVDVGVAGDTPGITPKEAMSKLGAGPQIIIYDASMVSHKGLRDFVIDVAEENNIPYQFDAMPGGGTDAGSMHLTGNGVPALSITIPTRYIHSHASILHRDDFENAVKLIVEVVKRLDWDAVNKIKYE comes from the coding sequence ATGGGTGAAACGTTGAAAATGCTGAAAGAATTGACAGACGCCAATGGCATCGCAGGAAACGAAAAAGCGCCTAGAGAGGTTATGAAAAGATATATCGAGCCATTCGCGGACAAAATTGAATATGATAATTTAGGCAGTTTAATTGCGGAAAAGCGCGGCGATGAAAACGGACCAAAAATTATGATTGCAGGTCACTTGGATGAAGTGGGCTTTATGGTGACACAAATTGACGATAAAGGTTTTATCAAATTCCAAACAGTTGGCGGTTGGTGGGCTCATGTAATGCTTTCACAGCGGGTGACGATTACAACTCGTTCCGGAGAAGAAATCATCGGTGTCATCGGTTCAAAACCGCCTCACATTTTGCCGCAGGAACAACGCAAGAAAATCGTTGATATCAAAGATATGTTCATTGATGTAGGCGCCACTTCCAAAGAAGAAGCGGAAAGCTGGGGAATCCGGCCAGGTGATATGATTACGCCATATTTTGAATTCAATGTGATGAAAAATGAAAAAATGCTTCTTGCAAAAGCTTGGGACAACCGTATTGGCTGCGCTATTGCCATCGAAGTGTTGAAACGGTTGAAAAACGAGAAGCATCCAAACATCGTCTATGGCGTTGGCTGTGTGCAAGAAGAAGTTGGATTAAGAGGTGCGAAAACATCTACTTATAAAATTCAACCGGACATCGGTTTTGCGGTGGATGTAGGCGTTGCAGGAGATACACCAGGCATCACTCCGAAAGAAGCGATGTCAAAACTTGGAGCAGGTCCGCAAATCATCATTTACGATGCTTCAATGGTTTCCCATAAAGGACTTCGTGATTTCGTCATCGATGTGGCAGAAGAAAACAACATCCCATATCAATTTGACGCGATGCCAGGAGGCGGAACAGATGCCGGTTCCATGCATCTAACAGGAAACGGTGTTCCAGCACTATCCATTACAATTCCAACCCGTTATATTCATTCCCATGCATCCATCTTGCATCGCGATGATTTTGAAAATGCGGTCAAATTGATCGTAGAAGTGGTGAAACGACTAGATTGGGATGCAGTGAATAAAATCAAATATGAATGA
- the rplT gene encoding 50S ribosomal protein L20 translates to MPRVKGGTVTRRRRKKVLKLAKGYFGSKHTLYRTANQAVMKSGLYAYRDRRQKKRDFRKLWITRINAAARQNGLSYSRLMHGLKQAGIEVNRKMLADLAVNDAQAFAQLAEEAKKAIAK, encoded by the coding sequence ATGCCACGCGTAAAAGGTGGAACAGTAACGCGCAGACGTCGTAAAAAAGTATTAAAATTAGCAAAAGGTTATTTCGGTTCAAAACATACTTTATATAGAACAGCAAACCAAGCGGTAATGAAATCCGGTTTATATGCATACCGTGACCGCCGTCAGAAAAAACGTGATTTCCGTAAATTATGGATTACACGTATCAACGCGGCAGCTCGTCAAAACGGCCTTTCTTACAGCCGCTTAATGCACGGTTTAAAACAAGCTGGTATCGAAGTAAACCGCAAAATGTTAGCTGATTTAGCGGTGAACGATGCACAAGCATTCGCTCAACTTGCTGAAGAAGCTAAAAAAGCAATCGCAAAATAA
- the thrS gene encoding threonine--tRNA ligase: MAEVIQLTFPDGAVKEYPKGTTTEDVAASISPGLRKKALAGKINGKLLDLKTPIEEDGNIEIVTPDHEDALDILRHSTAHLTAQAVKRLFPGAKLGIGPVIEGGFYYDIDSPTPITAEDLPKIEKEMKKIISENLEIIRKNVTREEARRIYEEIGDEYKLELLDAIPEGEQVSIYYQGEFFDLCRGVHVPSTGKLKEFKLLSLAGAYWRGDSNNKMLQRIYGTAFFTKEDLQNHLKMLEEARERDHRKLGKELELFTLSPTVGQGLPLWLPNGATIRRIIERYIVDKEISLGYKHVYTPVLGSKRLYETSGHWEHYSEDMFPPMEMDNETLVLRPMNCPHHMMIYKSGMHSYRELPIRIAELGMMHRYEASGGLSGLQRVRGMTLNDAHIFVRPDQIKDEFKRVLNLILEVYKDFNITDYRFRLSYRDPEDTEKYYDDDEMWERAQSMLKEAMDELGLEYFEAEGEAAFYGPKLDVQVKTAIGKEETLSTVQLDFLLPERFDLTYIGEDGEKHRPVVIHRGVVSTMERFVAFLIEEYKGAFPTWLAPVQAVVIPVSNEVHFDYAKQVEEDLRKAGIRVELDVREEKLGYKIREAQMKKIPYMLVLGDKEMEANAVNVRRYGSKDSETVPFEQFLEDIRKDARV; the protein is encoded by the coding sequence ATGGCTGAAGTGATTCAATTAACTTTCCCAGATGGCGCTGTAAAGGAGTATCCTAAAGGCACAACAACAGAAGATGTCGCAGCATCCATCAGCCCGGGATTGCGCAAAAAAGCGTTGGCAGGAAAAATCAATGGCAAATTGTTGGACTTAAAAACACCAATTGAAGAAGATGGTAACATTGAAATTGTGACACCGGATCACGAAGATGCCCTTGATATTTTGCGCCATTCAACAGCTCACTTAACAGCTCAAGCTGTAAAACGTTTATTCCCTGGGGCCAAACTTGGAATCGGGCCGGTGATTGAAGGCGGGTTCTACTACGATATTGATTCGCCAACACCAATTACAGCTGAAGACCTTCCAAAAATCGAAAAGGAAATGAAAAAAATCATTTCCGAAAATCTTGAAATCATTCGTAAAAATGTCACTCGCGAAGAAGCTCGCCGCATTTACGAAGAAATTGGCGATGAATATAAATTGGAACTTCTTGATGCCATTCCTGAAGGGGAACAAGTGTCCATTTATTACCAAGGTGAATTTTTTGACCTTTGCCGTGGTGTACACGTTCCTTCCACTGGTAAATTAAAAGAATTTAAATTGCTTTCATTAGCAGGAGCTTACTGGCGCGGAGATTCAAACAATAAAATGCTTCAACGCATTTACGGTACAGCTTTCTTCACAAAAGAAGATTTGCAAAACCATTTAAAAATGCTTGAGGAAGCAAGAGAACGCGACCATCGCAAACTTGGAAAAGAGTTGGAATTATTCACTTTATCTCCAACAGTGGGACAAGGCTTGCCGCTTTGGCTTCCAAACGGCGCCACTATCCGCCGCATCATCGAGCGTTATATTGTAGATAAAGAAATCAGCTTAGGATATAAACACGTTTACACACCAGTGCTAGGTTCAAAACGTTTATATGAAACTTCCGGCCACTGGGAGCACTATTCTGAAGATATGTTCCCGCCAATGGAAATGGATAATGAAACATTGGTGCTTCGTCCGATGAACTGTCCGCATCATATGATGATTTATAAAAGTGGCATGCACTCATACCGCGAGTTGCCAATTCGGATTGCGGAACTTGGCATGATGCACCGCTATGAAGCATCAGGCGGTTTATCCGGCTTGCAACGTGTACGCGGCATGACATTGAACGATGCCCATATTTTCGTTCGTCCAGATCAAATTAAAGATGAGTTTAAACGGGTATTAAACTTGATTCTTGAAGTGTATAAAGATTTCAATATTACGGATTATCGCTTCCGTTTATCTTACCGGGACCCTGAAGACACAGAAAAATATTATGATGACGATGAAATGTGGGAACGTGCACAAAGCATGCTAAAAGAAGCAATGGATGAGCTAGGCCTAGAATATTTCGAAGCAGAAGGCGAAGCGGCTTTCTATGGTCCAAAACTTGACGTGCAAGTAAAAACAGCCATTGGCAAAGAAGAAACGCTATCAACAGTACAACTTGACTTCTTGCTTCCAGAACGCTTTGATTTAACGTACATCGGCGAAGATGGAGAAAAACACCGCCCTGTTGTAATCCACCGCGGCGTTGTATCCACAATGGAACGCTTTGTGGCTTTCTTGATTGAAGAATATAAAGGGGCATTCCCAACATGGCTTGCGCCTGTTCAAGCAGTCGTAATTCCTGTATCCAACGAAGTGCATTTCGATTATGCAAAACAAGTGGAAGAAGACCTTCGCAAAGCTGGAATCCGCGTAGAACTCGATGTACGTGAAGAAAAACTTGGATATAAAATCCGCGAAGCCCAAATGAAGAAAATCCCTTACATGCTTGTATTGGGCGACAAAGAAATGGAAGCGAATGCGGTCAATGTCCGCCGCTACGGTTCCAAAGATTCCGAAACAGTGCCATTCGAGCAATTCCTTGAAGACATTAGAAAAGATGCGAGAGTGTAA
- a CDS encoding glyceraldehyde-3-phosphate dehydrogenase gives MTVSIAINGFGRIGRMVFRQAIVQDDLNIVAVNASYPAKTLAHMIKYDTVHGHFEGTVEYEENALIVNGKRVQLVAERDPAKLPWKELGVDVVIEATGKFNERDKAALHLEAGAKKVILTAPGKNEDVTIVVGVNDDVLDVSKHDIISNASCTTNCLAPVVKVLHEEFGIENGLMTTVHAYTNDQKNLDNMHKDLRRARACGQSIIPTTTGAAKALSKVIPEMAGKIHGLALRVPTPNVSLVDLVVDLKQDVTAEQINEAFKKASEGPLKGILNYTEEPLVSVDFNTTTYSSTIDAQLTMVMGTRKVKVMAWYDNEWGYSARVVDLTKKVVKALEAVTA, from the coding sequence ATGACAGTTTCTATTGCTATCAACGGCTTTGGTCGAATTGGTCGTATGGTGTTCCGACAAGCAATTGTTCAAGACGATTTAAATATAGTAGCAGTTAATGCCAGCTATCCTGCTAAAACATTAGCACATATGATTAAATATGATACTGTTCACGGTCATTTCGAAGGAACAGTTGAATACGAAGAAAACGCTTTAATCGTTAACGGTAAGCGTGTTCAATTAGTAGCTGAACGTGATCCTGCAAAACTTCCTTGGAAAGAGCTTGGCGTAGATGTTGTTATTGAAGCAACAGGTAAATTTAATGAGCGCGATAAAGCGGCTCTTCATTTGGAAGCGGGTGCAAAAAAAGTTATCTTAACAGCGCCAGGGAAAAATGAAGATGTAACGATTGTAGTTGGCGTTAACGATGACGTATTAGATGTATCAAAACACGATATTATTTCAAACGCTTCTTGTACAACAAACTGCTTAGCCCCTGTTGTCAAAGTGCTCCATGAAGAGTTTGGAATTGAAAACGGTTTAATGACAACAGTTCATGCTTATACAAACGATCAGAAAAACCTAGATAACATGCATAAAGATTTGCGCCGTGCCCGTGCTTGCGGCCAAAGCATCATTCCTACAACAACTGGTGCCGCAAAAGCGTTAAGCAAAGTCATTCCTGAAATGGCAGGAAAAATCCACGGTTTAGCTCTGCGTGTACCAACACCTAACGTTTCTTTAGTTGACTTAGTGGTAGATTTAAAACAAGATGTAACGGCAGAACAAATTAACGAAGCCTTCAAAAAAGCAAGTGAAGGTCCTTTGAAAGGCATTTTAAATTATACTGAAGAGCCCCTTGTTTCGGTGGATTTCAATACAACAACTTATTCATCCACAATTGATGCTCAATTAACAATGGTGATGGGCACAAGAAAAGTAAAAGTGATGGCTTGGTATGACAATGAATGGGGTTATTCTGCACGTGTAGTAGATTTAACGAAAAAAGTTGTCAAAGCATTGGAAGCAGTAACAGCTTAA
- a CDS encoding dUTP diphosphatase codes for MEFQELFQMQAQLDSFIQQNQHINRDVFLEKGLALTIELAELANETRCFKYWSTKGPSKREVLLEEFVDSIHFLLSLGNEKGYSLNEWPEIKREENLTTWFLKTQEAILSFIHHPTEEHYLKIWEYYGVLAYNLGFTLEDIIEAYIAKNEKNYERQRNGY; via the coding sequence ATGGAATTTCAAGAACTATTTCAAATGCAAGCACAACTAGACTCTTTTATTCAACAAAATCAGCACATCAACAGAGATGTATTTTTAGAAAAAGGATTGGCATTAACGATTGAACTGGCCGAGTTAGCCAACGAAACTCGCTGTTTTAAATATTGGAGTACAAAAGGTCCTTCCAAACGGGAAGTGTTGTTGGAAGAATTTGTGGATTCAATCCACTTTCTACTTTCATTAGGAAACGAAAAGGGCTATAGTTTAAATGAGTGGCCTGAAATAAAGCGAGAAGAAAACTTGACGACTTGGTTTTTAAAAACGCAAGAGGCCATTTTGTCTTTTATTCATCATCCGACTGAGGAGCATTATCTAAAAATATGGGAATATTATGGTGTGCTCGCCTACAACTTAGGTTTTACATTGGAAGATATAATAGAGGCATATATTGCAAAAAATGAAAAAAACTACGAGCGGCAGCGCAATGGATATTAA
- the dnaI gene encoding primosomal protein DnaI, producing MESIKKSLEKFQIPSFQERYSALRNEILEHPDVQKFLAEHDDVVNKEMVERSLAKLYEYISQSRECCNCGSTEQCTNYLKGFIPKLYISQNTIDVEYERCRQKIIEDERREIESMISSMHMPKDVLSATLKDLFIDDKSRVKIAHLAADFIAHYKKTGELPKKGFYLHGEFGVGKSFVLGAIANELASLKVPSVLVFVPEFLRELKNSIQEQTLQDKIDFVKQAPVLMLDDIGAESLSSWARDEILGPILHYRMSEQLPTFITSNFDYDGLEHHLAQNSRGDVEVVKARRIMERIKAVTIPIQMTGKNRRN from the coding sequence ATCGAATCGATCAAAAAATCTTTAGAAAAGTTCCAAATTCCATCTTTTCAAGAACGTTACAGCGCCCTCCGAAACGAAATTTTAGAGCATCCAGACGTTCAAAAATTTTTGGCGGAGCATGATGATGTGGTCAATAAAGAAATGGTGGAGCGCAGTTTGGCAAAATTGTATGAATATATCAGCCAATCGAGAGAATGCTGCAATTGCGGTTCTACAGAACAATGCACCAATTATTTAAAGGGCTTTATTCCAAAATTATATATTTCCCAAAATACGATTGATGTAGAATATGAACGCTGCCGGCAGAAAATTATTGAAGACGAGCGCAGGGAAATCGAATCGATGATTTCAAGCATGCACATGCCGAAAGATGTACTATCGGCCACATTAAAAGATTTATTTATTGATGATAAATCCCGGGTTAAAATTGCCCATTTGGCGGCAGATTTTATCGCCCATTACAAAAAGACAGGAGAATTGCCGAAAAAAGGATTTTATTTGCATGGCGAATTCGGTGTTGGGAAATCCTTTGTATTAGGAGCCATCGCCAACGAACTGGCCAGCTTAAAAGTTCCTTCTGTCCTTGTTTTTGTTCCGGAATTTTTGAGGGAATTAAAAAATTCCATTCAAGAACAAACCCTTCAAGACAAAATTGATTTTGTGAAGCAAGCGCCTGTGCTAATGCTTGATGATATCGGGGCGGAATCATTGTCAAGCTGGGCGAGGGACGAAATTTTAGGCCCTATTTTGCATTATCGGATGAGCGAACAGCTCCCGACTTTCATTACTTCTAATTTTGACTATGATGGCCTAGAACATCATTTAGCGCAAAACTCCCGAGGCGATGTGGAAGTTGTGAAAGCGCGGAGAATCATGGAGCGCATCAAAGCGGTGACGATTCCGATTCAAATGACTGGCAAAAACCGAAGAAATTAA
- a CDS encoding DUF1294 domain-containing protein, with amino-acid sequence MNEILVGYVFIASAVCFALMGIDKSRAKKKKWRISEKTLFTFAIIGGACGGVVAMILFRHKTRHAPFIFGFPMLAMIQIFFLIYLNR; translated from the coding sequence ATGAATGAAATACTTGTTGGATATGTATTCATCGCATCTGCGGTTTGCTTTGCCTTGATGGGGATTGATAAATCGAGGGCGAAAAAGAAAAAGTGGCGGATTTCAGAAAAAACATTATTTACATTCGCCATCATTGGCGGCGCTTGTGGAGGTGTCGTTGCAATGATTTTATTCCGGCACAAAACAAGGCATGCTCCATTCATTTTCGGATTTCCAATGCTTGCAATGATTCAGATTTTCTTTTTGATCTATTTGAATAGATGA
- the infC gene encoding translation initiation factor IF-3, with the protein MYVNEGIRARELRVIDQNGEQIGIVSRNEALEMAARVNLDLVLVAPQAKPPVARIMDYGKYKFEQQKKEREIRKNQKVIHMKEVRLSPTIDEHDFQTKLRNAIKFLQKGDKVKCTLRFKGRAITHTDIGQRVLDRFAEECAEYATVEQKPKLEGRSMFLVLAPKNEK; encoded by the coding sequence ATGTACGTTAACGAAGGGATACGTGCACGTGAACTTCGTGTAATTGATCAAAACGGTGAACAAATTGGAATCGTATCCCGTAATGAAGCGTTGGAAATGGCTGCTCGAGTAAACTTGGATCTTGTCCTTGTTGCACCGCAAGCTAAACCACCTGTTGCTCGAATTATGGACTACGGAAAGTATAAATTTGAGCAGCAAAAGAAAGAACGCGAAATTCGCAAAAATCAAAAAGTCATTCATATGAAAGAGGTTCGTTTGAGCCCAACAATTGACGAACATGATTTCCAAACGAAACTTCGGAACGCAATTAAGTTCCTTCAAAAGGGCGATAAAGTAAAATGTACGTTGCGTTTCAAAGGACGTGCGATTACGCATACAGATATTGGACAACGAGTACTTGATCGTTTTGCAGAAGAATGTGCTGAATATGCAACGGTAGAGCAAAAGCCGAAATTAGAAGGCCGCAGCATGTTTTTAGTGCTGGCGCCGAAAAATGAAAAATAA
- the rpmI gene encoding 50S ribosomal protein L35, which yields MPKMKTHRGAAKRFKRTGTGKFKFDRAYGSHLAANKTTKQKRQLRKAKVMTSGDYKRIKTLLAYKK from the coding sequence ATGCCAAAAATGAAAACTCACCGTGGCGCTGCTAAGCGTTTCAAAAGAACAGGTACAGGTAAATTCAAATTTGACCGTGCTTACGGTAGCCACTTAGCTGCAAACAAAACAACAAAACAAAAACGCCAACTTCGCAAAGCGAAAGTAATGACTTCAGGCGACTACAAACGCATTAAAACTTTACTTGCATACAAAAAATAA
- a CDS encoding sigma-w pathway protein ysdB, with protein MALLLRLILFIVIIYIFYKVFRYLTDPKRKLDEAYEKGQYYFYDDVKNVRKNFFISYKGALFEGEKYLGTTDDAFEVVSIFVWVHDPATLHGFTKADFKFLEKEILMNYPKAKINWKNPIEKLMKEEGESEV; from the coding sequence ATGGCTCTTCTTTTGCGTCTGATTCTCTTTATCGTCATCATTTATATATTTTATAAAGTCTTCCGTTACTTAACAGACCCAAAAAGAAAGCTGGATGAAGCCTATGAAAAGGGGCAGTATTATTTTTATGATGATGTAAAAAATGTGCGAAAAAACTTTTTTATTTCTTACAAAGGAGCATTATTTGAGGGAGAAAAATATTTAGGCACAACCGATGACGCCTTTGAAGTGGTATCCATTTTCGTCTGGGTTCATGATCCCGCAACATTGCACGGCTTTACAAAGGCTGATTTTAAATTTTTGGAAAAGGAAATCTTAATGAATTATCCGAAAGCAAAAATCAATTGGAAAAACCCTATTGAAAAATTGATGAAGGAAGAGGGGGAATCAGAAGTTTAA
- the nrdR gene encoding transcriptional regulator NrdR, with product MRCPSCHYNGTRVVDSRPVDDNKEIRRRRECESCGYRFTTFEKVEETPLIVVKKDGSREEFSREKVLRGLIRACEKRPVPLEQLEQIVYDIEKQLRRIGNSEVSSVDVGEMVMDELAKVDEVAYVRFASVYRQFKDINVFMEELTELLNRQSKKQ from the coding sequence ATGAGATGTCCAAGTTGTCACTATAATGGAACACGTGTCGTCGATTCTAGACCCGTTGATGATAATAAAGAGATTCGTAGACGTCGCGAATGCGAATCGTGCGGATATCGTTTCACCACCTTTGAAAAAGTGGAAGAAACGCCTTTAATTGTTGTAAAAAAGGATGGTTCGAGGGAAGAATTCAGCCGGGAAAAGGTGCTTCGCGGACTGATTCGGGCTTGCGAGAAACGCCCTGTGCCATTAGAACAACTTGAACAAATCGTTTATGATATTGAGAAACAATTGAGAAGAATTGGAAATTCAGAAGTGAGTTCTGTGGATGTTGGCGAAATGGTGATGGACGAGCTTGCAAAAGTCGATGAAGTGGCCTACGTTCGCTTTGCTTCGGTTTACCGGCAATTTAAAGATATCAACGTATTTATGGAAGAATTGACGGAATTGCTGAATCGCCAGTCCAAAAAACAATGA
- a CDS encoding replication initiation and membrane attachment family protein produces MIHLYKELQPKDHFDIILPPSLSSKERQLLTLFYQPLTGPEPISLYLTLWAEGEDPYREGLNHYYLMNVLDMPIGKVFQARIALEAIGLLKTYRKDDGENRFFIYELIRPLDPELFFRDPLLSMFLFSRIGEQAYRKLRKRFIKQIDKTAYKDVSRTFTDVFKPIDTNVPQEFREAEMKSQQSHYPFYYEQFDFDLLLAGLSEQLIPSSVFTVEVKEWIAKLAFLYQLSPLDMQKIVILAIDDDMNISLEGLKKAARDYYKLAVSKEVPKFEKTFETKPPQEQKQLLTKEQELIQYLETTPPIQVLRDINDGKEPMPSSVEIAEDLIMKHGMPVGVVNVLLEYVMLTTDMKLPRKYVERIADHWMRKNIRTAKEAMELARTERDQYLKWKLESEAKKSSSSYKKSYKNVREEKVPEWFYKQKETNKEEEQQANIDFEEERKRILQKLGVVDG; encoded by the coding sequence ATGATTCATTTATATAAAGAGCTGCAACCAAAGGATCATTTTGACATCATACTCCCTCCCTCTCTTTCTTCCAAGGAAAGACAGCTGTTGACCCTTTTTTATCAACCATTAACGGGTCCTGAGCCAATTAGTCTATATTTGACCTTGTGGGCAGAAGGGGAAGATCCATACCGGGAAGGGTTGAATCATTATTATTTGATGAATGTGCTGGATATGCCGATTGGCAAGGTGTTTCAAGCTCGCATTGCTTTGGAAGCGATCGGACTATTAAAAACCTATCGAAAAGATGATGGGGAAAACCGCTTTTTTATTTATGAGCTTATACGCCCCCTCGATCCGGAATTATTTTTCCGCGACCCGCTATTATCGATGTTCTTGTTTAGTAGAATTGGTGAACAGGCATATCGTAAACTTCGCAAACGCTTTATCAAACAAATTGATAAAACAGCCTATAAAGATGTGTCAAGAACATTCACAGATGTGTTTAAGCCAATCGATACGAATGTTCCCCAGGAATTCAGAGAAGCCGAAATGAAATCCCAACAAAGCCATTACCCATTTTATTATGAACAATTTGATTTCGATTTGTTGCTGGCAGGACTGTCGGAACAATTAATTCCTTCAAGCGTGTTTACTGTAGAAGTGAAAGAATGGATTGCCAAGCTCGCTTTCCTCTATCAGCTATCCCCGTTGGATATGCAAAAAATTGTCATTTTAGCCATCGATGATGATATGAATATTTCTTTAGAAGGATTGAAAAAGGCGGCGAGGGATTATTATAAATTAGCAGTTTCCAAGGAAGTGCCAAAATTCGAAAAAACTTTTGAAACAAAACCTCCACAAGAACAAAAGCAGCTGTTGACGAAAGAGCAGGAGTTGATTCAATATCTTGAAACAACCCCTCCAATTCAGGTGCTGAGAGACATTAATGATGGAAAAGAGCCGATGCCGTCTTCCGTTGAAATTGCGGAAGATTTAATCATGAAGCATGGGATGCCAGTCGGAGTTGTCAATGTACTGCTGGAATATGTTATGCTTACTACAGACATGAAATTGCCCCGTAAATACGTTGAACGGATTGCGGACCATTGGATGCGCAAAAATATTCGGACGGCGAAAGAAGCGATGGAGCTGGCTCGCACAGAAAGGGATCAATATTTGAAGTGGAAGCTTGAAAGCGAAGCGAAAAAGTCTTCATCCAGCTACAAAAAATCCTACAAAAACGTAAGAGAAGAAAAAGTGCCGGAATGGTTCTATAAACAAAAAGAAACCAACAAAGAGGAAGAACAACAGGCGAATATCGACTTTGAAGAAGAGCGCAAAAGAATATTGCAAAAACTTGGAGTTGTTGACGGGTAG